The Lutzomyia longipalpis isolate SR_M1_2022 chromosome 2, ASM2433408v1 DNA window ATATATCATTCACTGATGACGCTTTCTCAAATGGTTTGTAGCACATTGGTTCACATCAGTATCATCAacactttattttaattaaagaaagtcaatcataacgcgtccagttattaaagttggtataccacaacgcggatgggtcagtctatgtgttgtaatttaatttgtgagcagaattagtaggcaaagttgattttttttatgaaattcatcaatatgaaagttaaaaatgctcatatctgaagttctataagacctacagaaatttcttgactagttttggaaaggtattaaaataggctataaagtgacataaatttcaataattttcaaggtcacatctagaacaaaaatggcggatatttgtttgatcaaaacagttttttgcactttttgtcctcaaggaatggttcttgAGGTTTtcaatgttctagaaagttgtagagttttgcaaaacctttaatttgataccaaattgagcaaaattggACAAGCAAaacaggagatatggctcttagaacttttcaaatacaagaaattttcaaatggtcatatcttctaaacggcgacatagattttcttcattttcggactggtgcaagattattagtcctgctataacatatcaaaatttaaagaaaatctataacagatgttcggagatatagccccttaaagttaggcaatttttgtttttgattttagcgcctcttacggatgtttttggaacttggaatgctccagacagttgtagggcttctcaatacctttcatttgataccaagatggtcaaaatcggtcaagccgttcttgagttatatcgaaaaaacactttttgctttaggtcgccatatttgctaaaccgcttgaccgattttcaagtatgaattgttgataaaaacgtctcactgagctctacaacatactaaaatttcagacctctagctataagggaactagttgatggtatttcaaaatggcggacggcggccattttgaattttaataatgcgaaaaaatgaaaatttacacccacatttccataaaaaacttcaaaccggaagtctctatttattaccgttctcgagctataaggcaaagtttggaccaccggaaggccggccggcaggccggccggatcaaaaattttccaccaccattttcgtaatgtgggaagtctaaaacgtgctcttaccaagtttgagtccgatctgaggtggtcggtttttccgatgattacaatacttggtatgccacgattgtggtataccaactaatagttGAAGCAATACaaactatttataaaaataagcACAATATCAATTTGGAGgcatataaaataaactaaaagttCACGAtacaataaaacaaattaatcttgaccttgaaattatatttcaaatcattttcttataGTGATGCATAAGGAAAACAGAAAGTTGAGAAAGCCTCAaaacaaagataaaaaatctGTTGTCAAGCACTACAAAAAAGTCAGTTGTTTCTggtttgttaaatttttactgTCTTAGACCTACAACAATACAACTCAGTTACGTCATACGATGATTTTGCTagaaatgggagaaaatttatataaaaaaataatccactTACTCAAATAACATGTTCTTCAGTTTATCACGGAACGACTTGCTTGATTAGGCATGATCAAAAGCCGAGAGGAGCATTGTCTAATAAAAGATAAGGAATAATTCATAAAGATATGTGCCCATTTAGAGAGTTTTCCTTCTAGAATTGTTATGAAATTAAGAACGGATattgtgaaattctttttattcaattaccTTTATTTTGAACTGTTTTATGAGGATTCCGAAAATCGCTTGTCCACCGGTCAGAGTCGGAAAGTTCAGGATATTAACcctgtataaaaaaaataaacaattgaAGATTTGTGTCGAAAGTTCTGGTAGAATTGGTTCTTTAATTCTAGgctgaaattcaattttttgattcTGGCCGAAGGAAAAGCGATTTTCCGAACACTCataccatttttttcattttaaaattgtatGGTCAGTTTGACTCAGTTTCCCTTACTGTGGGGTCTAGTATTGGCCTTAAATTGCTGCCTAAAATTTGAACAGAAAACACAAGTTTTTGATGACAAACACGAGAAAAAGATAGTTAAGGACATTTCTACTTCAATTAAACATAGGGATGTGCTTTTACATCTCaagtattattttattatttattgtataaGTACTaacatatttacaaaataaaattttataaaatttctgttcaaaaaaaacttaaaataataagCCTTATTAAAGTGGACAGTCCTATTTTCAGTGTATTTCAGGTACCCCGCTGTAAGTTGTTCACTTGATTTTTCCCTCGAGCGCCAAAACAATCTCATCCGGACTCTTTCCTTTTGTCTCAGGCAGCATAAAATACGCAAATACAGCTTCAAAGAAGCACCATCCAGCAAAGATCCACATGCAGCTATACACACCTAGAAGGTCAGCTAGTGGAGTATAGTACTGAACGATGAGGAAAGTAGTTGGCCAGGCGGTGGCCATATAAACTGTAGCCACGGGACTCCTGATTTTAGCTGGAAGAAGCTCCGACAGAACATACACAGGTATATTGAGAACGGCTGCTGCTAAGAAGAGTGTTCCCGACAGAAACACAAGGGGAAGCCAAGATACGGCAGATAGGTCATACCCTCGCTCATTAAGGAAGAAATAAACTCCAATGACAGTGAGACAAAGTCCTACTCCAACGAGGGAGGGAATCAAGAGGATTCTTCTCCCGGACTTGTCTGTGTAGTAGGCAGAAACGATAGTACCAGCCAGCTGAATAACTGCCACAATTATGGCTGAGATGTGAGGATCAATTCCTGTTTGAGCCTGCTCAAATATATCCACCGTATAATTCATGAGTGGGAACACTCCTGAGAAATTTCTCCCACAAATAAGGATATAAGTTACGAGAAGAGCTTTTCTCGTTGTTGCGggttctgttaaaaaaaaaacaaaatattaaaaaaaaaatttttaaaaactaatcAATTATTTAGATATTTAGAATACTCACTAAAATCTTGAATAGTTATACTGGTTTTTGTGCTTGTGGGAGCCACAGAAGATTTAAGGGATTCAAACTCCAACTTTACTTGATCATCCCTTGAGAAACCACGGAAGAATTTTAGAGACTTCTCTGCTTTTGCATCCTCTTGCTTGAGCAGGAGATATTGCGGAGATTCTGGGAAAAAGATGTACAACGAGAAGAGGGCTAGAAGGCCGAGTGCAACATATGGGACGGAGTAGAAAGACATGTATGCACAGATGACATACGCAATGATGACTCCCACGTTGTAAAAGATTCCCAGGATGGAGCCCAACATTCCGCGAATGCTATAAAATGGACAAGGGAAAATGTAGTATTCAATTTCCAAATGCAGTTTAAAGCATTTTAGGGGGTGTTTCAACATTCATGGTAGGCGTGTGATGAAACGGAATTTCCattacagtgggaccccagtacaacgaccgcttggttatactactctcgcgcattgaaaataatgagtgagaagagtacatccgagtggtcgttgtactggggtcccactgtactGGCATAATGTCGCGTTTGAGAATTGCATAAAAGGGATACATATGTGGTGAAATGAAGTTGACaatgcaatttcattttcactaTGTATTTATAAAcgattttcaaatgaaaatgaaattcacattaaaGGGAAACAATTATATTCCTTATaacaaaaattgttgaaattaaaattatacttttcttttcaaacaatatttcaaaaaagtgttaaaagaaatccaattttttttttatagatttaatagaaaatttcttaaaaatgtcTATGAATTCCAAAAGCTGTgcttttctaaaagaaaagttttataaaaaaggttcttcaaaagtattttaaaatgaagatCAATGAAATCAACACACTCTAGTTcaaatttgtaaataataaaaaaataattttcccacagTTTCATgctttcataaaataaacatattcCGCAAGGccgtaaagaaataaaatacccACATTAGAGAgtaaaattcttatcagtCTAATAATGTTGAGAAAGGTTGACTTCGTCGCAATCATCAATAACAAAAGCCATAGCGCAGATTGTTGGCTTATCGGAAgctttcttatcaaaaattctAAGCCTCCTTATTGAGTACTTGagataatttcttattttaactGATAAAATGGACGAGGTCATACTAAAATGTCTACCTGTTCTCTGAGATTTCATTGACGTAGATGGGAGCAAGGACGAAGAGAGCTCCTCCAGAGACACCCGAAAGAAAGCGTGATGTGTAGAGGTAAGATGTATTTTGGGCACACGCTATGAGGATAAAAGCAATGACTTGAGGCATCATTCCTGCCACCAAAGGCCACTTTCGTCCATAACGATTGGCCATCCAGCCAAAAATTAATGCTCCAGCCATTCCCCCCAATGCCATGATGGAATTTATCAAGGATACTTCTTCCTTGGTGAGTGGACCCGACGGCAGTGGAGATTCTGCCGACGATAGGATTGGCATTGTCGCGGATGGCCATCCTACCACAAGCCCATAGACAATTGCACCAAAATTGACACAAATTGCACCTAGAAATTGCACTAATTTTCCACTTATTCGAATATCCTTTACCGCCATTTTGCACTTTTATGCAATTTCactaaatttataaattaacaaaaaataagcaCTGCGCTTAAAGCAAAAGCTCAGCATCCCACACTCGTGGGGAGCTCGAGGGTGACTGAAGAAATGGCTCCAAGTGAGCAACTTTATTCAATTGAAGACACAATCTAGaacgataatttttttttcgaaactGGGCACTTTTATTGCGGGGCAAACAAACATTATATcgcagaaaattatttacacaCAACTTCAAAATGTTACATTTCATGAGAAGAAACTTTGCAAAATACACACACAAGtgcaaaaaaagataattttcaatgaggaAAGTTGggtgattaaaatttcatcattGTTAAATTTGCTatcacaaaagtttttttcctctataatcgtttttttttgtctttatcaaaatttttacaacCTCCACGTGGAatggaaaaatgataaaaataaaacattggtTGATAACGTcgtttgtaaaagaaaatactaattttacgcgtaatttttaaacaattctaCAGACATAATAATCTTATCGGGCATATTGATAGTCTTTCTAATGTAGTCTATCTCTAGCTCATTCACATTACCCCAATAGATATTTCTGCTGTATCATCTCCTCTTTAGCTGGGTATTAATAAACGTTAGATATCACCTGATTACATAGTGAAGCACTATCATAATTATCtccttaatttaattacaatttatgaCGAATATCGCGAATTTTCTATTTCGCAATAAGgcttagaattttcttcaaacacTCAACTGAATCGTGATTTTCTGCAACACTTTCgccaatatttattttgataagaTGCAAATCTCATTCAGTAAAGATTACAAATAGAACGagctacaaaattaaaaaggttAAATAtcaattctcatttttttttcattttatattaatgaaatcttcattcattaataaaacttacatacctacatatatttaaaTCTGATGAGGTGATTTACAAAGCAACGtggtgaagattttttttgtgtttgttcAAGAATTACGatagattaataattttatcatttattgcATAGATtatcacttaaaaaaaaatagttgcaATTgtgtcaagaaaatttatagtaGACCTGCAGAACTGCAcgtaaatgataaattatagTGGGATTAGGCAAACACTGAtgatatatctatataataaagaaaggtctctctaaaatatggtgtctgttcagctatgcatttctacaccgttggtccgatcgtgatgaaatttggtacagagactactgataccaggcggtttttaccaacggcattcattttccccccagagccccccttcacatagcccccatataaaaatcacgcttttttgactactttttgaattcg harbors:
- the LOC129791098 gene encoding facilitated trehalose transporter Tret1-2 homolog, with translation MAVKDIRISGKLVQFLGAICVNFGAIVYGLVVGWPSATMPILSSAESPLPSGPLTKEEVSLINSIMALGGMAGALIFGWMANRYGRKWPLVAGMMPQVIAFILIACAQNTSYLYTSRFLSGVSGGALFVLAPIYVNEISENSIRGMLGSILGIFYNVGVIIAYVICAYMSFYSVPYVALGLLALFSLYIFFPESPQYLLLKQEDAKAEKSLKFFRGFSRDDQVKLEFESLKSSVAPTSTKTSITIQDFKPATTRKALLVTYILICGRNFSGVFPLMNYTVDIFEQAQTGIDPHISAIIVAVIQLAGTIVSAYYTDKSGRRILLIPSLVGVGLCLTVIGVYFFLNERGYDLSAVSWLPLVFLSGTLFLAAAVLNIPVYVLSELLPAKIRSPVATVYMATAWPTTFLIVQYYTPLADLLGVYSCMWIFAGWCFFEAVFAYFMLPETKGKSPDEIVLALEGKIK